In Campylobacter concisus, a single window of DNA contains:
- a CDS encoding O-antigen ligase family protein, with product MLFFFVARSVGVEKINFKFLFFALFAGFIAAFIPACIEKFTSNNPLALFELKSIGHVNHSAIFMLLVFCVALVSINSKEIFEKYIGISIAGICVLGIMIAGSRAAMYLLPIIIFTYLLFEILNKQIKIKFLLGLIIFFSVIAISYIYISTNITQDERLYSQITKGVTGSETRYPIFASAFYTWLEHPLFGIGSGEFKIIDITKYFPGNVEVHVSHAHNTFLTFLTEKGVVALLAYLVFQLLLFIKFIKNFRQNSIVFLALLMLMANNIISLANTTFHHENALLMLLFWALALSAIDKKATSKIS from the coding sequence ATGCTATTTTTCTTTGTGGCCAGAAGTGTCGGTGTAGAAAAAATAAATTTTAAATTTTTATTTTTTGCCTTATTTGCCGGTTTCATTGCCGCGTTTATCCCTGCTTGTATAGAAAAATTCACTTCAAATAATCCTTTAGCGCTTTTTGAGCTTAAATCAATAGGACACGTAAATCATAGTGCCATTTTTATGCTACTAGTTTTTTGTGTAGCATTAGTTTCGATAAATAGCAAAGAAATTTTTGAAAAGTATATAGGCATAAGCATTGCCGGAATTTGTGTCCTTGGTATAATGATAGCTGGCTCTAGAGCTGCAATGTATCTTTTGCCAATCATTATTTTTACTTACTTACTTTTTGAAATTTTAAATAAACAGATAAAAATAAAATTTTTATTAGGCTTGATAATTTTCTTTAGTGTAATAGCTATTTCTTATATATATATATCAACAAATATCACTCAAGATGAAAGATTGTATAGTCAAATAACAAAGGGGGTAACTGGATCAGAGACTAGATATCCGATCTTTGCTAGCGCGTTTTATACGTGGTTGGAACACCCTTTATTTGGGATAGGTTCTGGTGAGTTTAAGATCATTGATATAACAAAATATTTTCCAGGCAATGTTGAAGTTCATGTTAGTCACGCACACAATACCTTTTTAACATTTTTAACAGAAAAGGGCGTCGTTGCCTTGCTTGCATATTTGGTATTTCAACTATTACTCTTTATAAAATTCATTAAAAATTTTAGACAAAATAGCATAGTTTTTCTTGCACTTTTAATGCTTATGGCTAATAATATAATTTCACTTGCAAATACAACATTTCATCATGAAAATGCACTTTTAATGCTACTATTTTGGGCCCTAGCTTTAAGCGCCATAGATAAGAAAGCAACATCAAAAATTAGTTAA
- a CDS encoding glycosyltransferase family 2 protein, with the protein MSDVKISFVVPVFNKKEHIRDCLNSLISQDMDDIEIIVINDGSTDNTLEILEEYKDKIILKTKSNAGVSAARNDGILLVSGKYTICVDADDYVEKDYASSVYDIAEKFDADIVITDMCKVYGHKKLFLKDFETKEDGVIDKNEYLKRLLASRHNKVLHNAANKAIRTKILKENLFPVGITQAEDFHTVVRNIIASKTLVKLNKAFYCYKIGDNNTAGFEKLKAVMDHKFVYEDIISILKNKNLTLEMVPDLELRKIKSVYMPAISARPNLKNSSYVKALDLFYEDIDSIINSSGFSKLRLKQRILLKVLKNVKSYENVSKILKIFNTINGFLSNKKMKEFKE; encoded by the coding sequence GTGTCTGATGTGAAAATAAGCTTTGTAGTGCCTGTTTTTAACAAAAAAGAGCACATTAGGGATTGTTTAAATTCGCTTATATCTCAAGACATGGATGATATTGAGATTATAGTTATTAATGATGGAAGTACTGACAATACGCTAGAGATATTAGAAGAATATAAAGATAAAATAATATTAAAAACAAAGAGCAATGCCGGTGTTAGTGCTGCTAGAAATGACGGTATATTGCTAGTTAGTGGGAAATATACTATCTGCGTAGATGCTGATGACTATGTGGAAAAAGATTATGCTTCAAGTGTTTATGATATCGCAGAAAAATTTGATGCCGACATAGTGATAACAGATATGTGTAAGGTCTATGGTCATAAAAAGCTCTTTTTGAAGGATTTTGAGACAAAAGAGGACGGCGTAATCGATAAAAACGAGTATCTAAAAAGGCTTTTAGCCTCAAGGCACAACAAAGTCTTGCATAATGCGGCAAACAAGGCGATTAGGACTAAAATTTTAAAAGAAAATTTATTTCCAGTTGGGATCACGCAAGCTGAAGATTTTCACACTGTAGTGAGAAATATTATCGCTTCAAAAACTCTTGTAAAGCTAAATAAGGCATTTTATTGCTATAAGATAGGAGACAACAACACTGCTGGTTTTGAAAAGCTAAAAGCTGTGATGGATCATAAATTTGTTTATGAAGACATAATCTCAATTTTAAAAAACAAAAATTTAACACTTGAAATGGTGCCTGATCTAGAGCTTAGAAAGATAAAAAGCGTCTATATGCCAGCTATTTCGGCGAGACCAAATCTAAAAAATAGTAGCTATGTAAAGGCACTTGATCTTTTTTATGAAGATATTGATAGCATCATAAACTCATCTGGTTTTTCAAAACTTAGACTAAAACAGAGAATTTTGCTTAAAGTGCTAAAAAATGTAAAATCGTACGAAAATGTATCAAAAATTTTAAAAATCTTTAATACAATAAATGGCTTTTTGTCAAATAAAAAAATGAAAGAATTTAAAGAGTAG
- a CDS encoding glycosyltransferase, with protein MINILELESSLGFGGQEHRTQRVINGLDKSKFKVFYGLNPGSKSFEKQIDCKFVEFNLRKSFNIFEIFKICKFVKKNNIKIISTHSGKDGTIGAIVGKICGVSVVRTRHLQLPITSPLPYNLSTKVVGVCDSVCADLIKRGVKKEKVLKIYTGIDTQKYTPEFKINMKKEFGLSDDVVGVCIVAVLRAAKNHKLLIDAFSELNLQNSALFIVGDGPQNDNLKEYIKDKKNIFMLGNRTDVSDFFGSLDICVLPSDMEAIGGALLEASSCKLATIGSDVGGLGEAVSNGKSGFLFQNGDKEGLKKVLERLILDENLRKQMGEFGREYVKEIFSIEKMIENTQNLYMELAK; from the coding sequence ATGATAAATATACTTGAGCTTGAAAGCTCTCTTGGATTTGGCGGACAGGAACACCGTACTCAGCGTGTGATAAATGGACTAGATAAGAGCAAATTTAAGGTTTTTTATGGGCTAAATCCTGGCTCAAAAAGCTTTGAAAAGCAAATAGATTGCAAATTTGTAGAGTTTAATCTCAGAAAGTCTTTTAATATCTTTGAAATTTTTAAAATTTGCAAATTTGTAAAGAAAAATAATATAAAAATTATCTCGACCCACTCTGGCAAAGATGGTACCATTGGAGCTATTGTAGGTAAAATTTGCGGCGTTAGCGTGGTTCGCACTAGACATTTGCAGCTGCCTATAACATCGCCTTTGCCTTATAACCTAAGTACAAAAGTGGTAGGAGTTTGCGACTCGGTTTGCGCGGATCTTATAAAAAGAGGTGTGAAAAAAGAGAAGGTACTAAAAATCTACACTGGCATTGATACGCAAAAATACACGCCAGAATTTAAGATAAATATGAAAAAAGAATTTGGCCTAAGTGACGATGTGGTAGGTGTTTGTATCGTTGCAGTGCTAAGAGCTGCTAAAAATCATAAGCTCTTAATCGATGCATTTAGTGAACTAAATTTGCAAAATTCCGCCCTTTTTATCGTAGGTGATGGTCCACAAAATGACAACCTAAAAGAGTATATAAAAGATAAAAAAAATATCTTTATGCTTGGCAACAGAACCGATGTGAGCGACTTTTTTGGCTCGCTTGATATCTGTGTGTTGCCTTCAGATATGGAGGCTATCGGTGGAGCGTTGCTTGAAGCGTCTTCGTGCAAGTTAGCCACTATCGGAAGCGACGTGGGCGGTCTTGGCGAGGCAGTGAGTAATGGAAAGAGTGGATTTTTATTTCAAAATGGCGATAAAGAGGGGCTAAAAAAAGTGCTTGAAAGGCTTATTTTGGATGAAAATTTAAGAAAACAGATGGGTGAGTTTGGCAGAGAGTACGTAAAAGAAATTTTTAGTATAGAAAAAATGATAGAAAACACACAAAATTTATATATGGAACTTGCAAAATGA
- a CDS encoding polysaccharide deacetylase family protein, whose product MSVTVLMYHHVLKKSGFIASSVDDFRDQMKFLAQNGYKSLSSAEFVAYKKGELSVPKKSVFITFDDGWKDNFVYAYPIIKEFNLKATIFLVAGWVEQASRKSGEFIELDHNEYKNAAPTRPEDVFLNYEEIVKMKECFDFHSHTYTHFDDYFGICEMKENFTKCKEFMYKNFGFDDKLLCWPRGKFNDELKNVAKSVGYEVFFTTKRGINKPDGVLDDIRRIAVKKDASWLKKTLFIYQNDFLGSLYSTLKS is encoded by the coding sequence ATGAGTGTAACAGTTTTAATGTATCATCATGTGCTGAAAAAAAGTGGGTTTATTGCAAGTAGCGTAGATGATTTTAGAGATCAGATGAAATTCTTGGCTCAAAATGGCTACAAATCGCTAAGTTCGGCTGAGTTTGTGGCATATAAAAAAGGTGAGCTTAGTGTGCCTAAAAAGAGTGTATTTATCACATTTGATGATGGCTGGAAGGATAATTTTGTCTACGCATATCCTATTATCAAGGAATTTAATCTTAAAGCGACTATTTTTCTAGTTGCTGGCTGGGTAGAGCAGGCGAGTAGAAAAAGTGGCGAGTTTATAGAGCTAGATCATAACGAATACAAAAATGCTGCACCAACTAGACCTGAAGATGTCTTTTTAAACTACGAGGAAATAGTAAAGATGAAAGAGTGCTTTGACTTTCACTCGCATACTTATACGCATTTTGATGATTATTTTGGTATTTGTGAAATGAAAGAAAATTTTACAAAATGCAAAGAATTTATGTATAAAAATTTTGGCTTTGATGACAAGCTTCTTTGCTGGCCAAGAGGTAAATTTAATGATGAGCTAAAAAATGTGGCAAAAAGCGTTGGCTATGAGGTATTTTTTACAACAAAGCGTGGGATAAATAAACCCGATGGTGTGCTTGATGATATAAGGCGAATAGCGGTAAAAAAAGATGCAAGTTGGCTAAAAAAGACACTATTTATCTATCAAAATGACTTTTTAGGCTCACTATATTCAACACTAAAATCTTAG
- a CDS encoding glycosyltransferase family 25 protein: MNNPIYVISLKRDEERRQNLQRQFKRYDEFKIIDAVDAKNFSVNEYYSAMIDCLLKSCDEDYKFKIPPLIATPGELACTMSHIKAYEDFLQGDAEFTLILEDDVIGNDELINEAFLLCKDISSDSILICGVQDGLNSRFRAFGKKIKENLYLISPYSYASIYRTAAYILTRKSAKALLDFYKNGLYGADKWEAILKNTDLKMYFSNIFSHPEELNNSNLEMQRKQKDRINSLFKKYNKNFSYKISRFYEKHIAKNERIFTK, translated from the coding sequence ATGAATAATCCCATCTATGTAATATCATTAAAAAGAGATGAAGAGCGAAGGCAAAATTTACAAAGACAATTTAAAAGATATGATGAATTTAAAATAATAGATGCAGTTGATGCTAAAAATTTTAGCGTCAATGAGTATTACAGCGCCATGATAGATTGCTTGTTAAAATCTTGTGATGAAGATTATAAATTTAAAATACCGCCATTAATTGCGACACCAGGTGAGCTAGCATGTACAATGTCGCACATAAAAGCTTATGAGGATTTTTTACAAGGCGATGCGGAATTTACTTTAATATTAGAGGATGATGTTATTGGAAATGACGAACTAATAAATGAAGCCTTTTTGCTATGCAAAGATATAAGTAGTGATAGCATTTTGATATGCGGTGTGCAAGATGGATTAAATAGTAGATTTCGTGCTTTTGGCAAAAAAATAAAAGAAAATTTATATCTTATCTCACCATACTCATACGCTAGTATATATAGAACGGCTGCCTACATTCTAACAAGAAAGAGTGCAAAAGCTCTGCTTGATTTTTACAAAAATGGCCTTTACGGAGCCGATAAATGGGAAGCGATCCTAAAAAACACTGATCTAAAAATGTACTTTAGTAATATCTTTTCTCATCCAGAGGAGCTTAACAACTCTAATTTAGAGATGCAGAGAAAGCAAAAAGATAGGATAAATTCTCTTTTTAAAAAATATAATAAAAATTTCTCATACAAAATTTCAAGATTTTACGAAAAACATATTGCTAAAAATGAGAGAATTTTTACAAAGTAA
- a CDS encoding polysaccharide deacetylase family protein → MNYPVCVLTMHHCNNNENDFAIKPELFKKALLMALDEGYKFINYSQFKDIASGRVKASRKSILLTFDDGYFDNYKFAFPILKELNIPAVCFLITDKIKDFKRQDYDFAFKKHKEIDYEKDAEYFLNLDEIRQMQESGLFEFDSHTASHFSCKSNDEEKLREEFSSSLAKIEELFPEKQEFGFCFPKGHFNELSLKVVREYYDFAFSVIDGGFCVGDDKFKIRRIDISNNAKSESDYIFRVKKKLFIYSTPVLGNLYSNFRNRGYK, encoded by the coding sequence ATGAACTACCCAGTTTGCGTGCTAACGATGCATCACTGCAATAACAATGAAAATGACTTTGCCATTAAACCAGAGCTATTTAAAAAAGCACTTCTTATGGCGCTAGATGAGGGCTATAAATTTATAAACTACAGCCAGTTTAAAGATATAGCTAGTGGCCGAGTAAAAGCCTCAAGAAAGAGCATTTTACTAACTTTTGATGATGGATATTTTGATAATTATAAATTTGCATTTCCTATCTTAAAAGAGCTAAATATCCCAGCTGTGTGCTTTTTGATAACAGATAAGATCAAAGATTTTAAAAGACAAGATTACGACTTTGCATTTAAAAAACATAAAGAAATAGACTACGAAAAAGATGCGGAGTATTTTTTAAATTTAGACGAGATCAGGCAGATGCAAGAGAGTGGCCTTTTTGAGTTTGATAGCCATACAGCGAGCCACTTTTCCTGCAAAAGTAACGATGAAGAAAAATTAAGAGAGGAATTTTCTAGCTCGCTAGCTAAGATAGAAGAGCTATTTCCTGAAAAACAAGAATTTGGCTTTTGCTTTCCAAAAGGGCACTTTAACGAGCTTTCACTAAAAGTTGTAAGAGAGTATTATGACTTTGCTTTTAGTGTGATAGATGGTGGATTTTGCGTAGGAGATGATAAATTTAAGATAAGACGCATTGATATATCAAACAACGCGAAGAGCGAGAGTGATTACATTTTTAGAGTTAAAAAGAAGCTTTTTATCTATTCTACGCCGGTACTAGGAAATTTATATTCAAATTTTAGAAATAGAGGCTATAAATAA